One Eurosta solidaginis isolate ZX-2024a chromosome 5, ASM4086904v1, whole genome shotgun sequence DNA segment encodes these proteins:
- the bbg gene encoding serine-rich adhesin for platelets isoform X4, whose product MENGIQVVPQTPLLVSDYLTLSSPPTYSRLPPDGHEFPPNFSEPLIMPPPSTNLLKVASLMQSTSTTMTISSTKGNTNSKNNTNTVYTEKLCTAASANGGQTMVASTRTTHTTHISNKNNSAVNNTTAASTTSDITTAATTMANAQNGSLGFCSSKVEMPTLEFTISNDGNGAKDTAAPPPLPKSGPPPTVPRKVYRQDLVVKVEDARLASDKRSDVLAEATTPSGAGSGKLVFESRHSRSTQNLSSSGGSTPTANKMEPPSFDVVGTGSSDYKRSLSAPRRHSDWRKDEKSEKSVRDKIAMFSNEAESGAAETPVKPLNFSRTQSATKPLNLSTENLLDTATSARYATTATNLTKTRAMSVENLNDVARQVKLAKQLPAQNYSDSMYALNTLASDYTQNYASLPRRHMQSLERRISFSGQPTYMPDEASRKAAITNILEQRRRSMSKLRGLVIPERPHVPLEPILDLPEIKSRDNNEKPKSGNTSSTDSTDSGVGSSSSYFSTVPRAAKRNEILAQNTPLRPLTVATANNSAANISANNGYRSIFVTQNSSPRHHATTVQSPLTIPHQPRRFEPMLNSTPPAKPPRTSLSVPPRHQHAMHEESDSDSVFSSKVSSPPMSPSVPQVPEKFALTRTLSSETNTSIASSTTSTLTSGSGSQASCSSVGSTPTVDLSRRVLKSGSSDSATNRKNILASAKCRNGRGDASALLRNRPYDDEDSTDGYDEDEVRRVHKSKPRSSSGASLVIMPNKTLSASAPINYKLVSKNEQSLVDKVINVAAYVEVTSDTDDSSRKSDSNSPSKLSAMFIDEERKASFKADSSQKASTPPKVVVKPKPIAILPAVNAVPVQHVTPRKATEVVSPKKMQIESSNELSQWMQVEVAKKATQMPSRVIPERMSLKPVLEKYESSVVSSKIYNSKTLSTSTTAKVTTAEIREKFERTAAAERAAAAVSNASSVASPAVSTNILLATKAIGGKGASCHERFPSLDSIASSSSGVSSSTQNVSTQENTTEFGSFSSLGSNQSLITAQDIQQIIEEAEPPLKTPEAFIVVLQRETPESSIGITLAGGSDYEAKEITIHKILNNTPAAKDGRLKKGDRILAVNGMSMRGLTHRESITVLKNPRPEVVLVVTRSESVIVKPLTKKRSSLGSLTSLNEKPNEVDYEKKRNYHKASRSLDLDLDIVSASEDAGASKTPSTVSSASPTPTMTDTTASTLASIRSRRQQSRIDASKLSTSELLERAAETRNAIAAEIRAQEDAATGSRIVEIIKDSCGLGFSIEGGFDSPLGNKPLIVKKVFMGGAAHKTGQVRNGDEILTIGGASTAKMTRVDAWNYMKQLPMGPVKIVFA is encoded by the exons atggagaaCGGCATACAGGTGGTGCCGCAAACACCGTTACTTGTCAGCGATTATCTAACACTCAGCTCACCACCCACATATTCACGCTTGCCACCTGACGGGCATGAATTCCCACCCAATTTCAGCGAACCACTCATAATGCCCCCGCCAAGCACAAACTTGTTAAAGGTAGCTAGCCTTATGCAGTCCACCTCCACCACCATGACAATTTCCAGCACTAAGGGCAACactaacagcaaaaacaacacaaacacaGTTTACACAGAGAAATTATGCACTGCAGCCAGCGCCAACGGTGGGCAAACAATGGTCGCTAGCACACGCACAACGCATACAACACACATTAGCAATAAAAACAACAGCGCCGTTAACAATACAACAGCCGCCAGTACTACGTCTGACATAACAACCGCTGCAACGACGATGGCTAACGCACAGAATGGAAGTTTGGGATTTTGTAGCAGCAAGGTCGAGATGCCGACGCTGGAATTCACCATCAGCAATGACGGCAATGGAGCAAAAGATACCGCCGCACCGCCACCACTACCAAAATCGGGACCACCACCAACTGTGCCCCGTAAGGTTTATCGCCAAGATCTTGTGGTGAAAGTAGAGGATGCGCGTCTTGCGTCTGATAAACGCAGTGATGTGCTAGCCGAAGCCACTACACCCTCAGGTGCGGGTAGCGGCAAATTAGTATTCGAGTCACGTCACAGTCGTTCCACGCAGAATCTTTCGTCAAGCGGCGGTAGCACTCCAACAGCCAACAAAATGGAGCCACCCTCCTTTGATGTGGTGGGTACAGGCAGCAGCGATTATAAACGTTCATTGAGTGCGCCACGCCGTCATAGCGATTGGCGTAAAGATGAAAAGTCAGAGAAGAGCGTACGCGATAAAATTGCAATGTTTTCAAATGAAGCTGAGAGTGGGGCTGCAGAAACACCAGTGAAACCCTTGAATTTCTCACGCACACAAAGCGCAACGAAACCACTCAATTTGAGTACTGAGAATTTGCTTGATACGGCAACAAGCGCGCGCTATGCGACAACAGCCACGAATCTGACAAAGACGCGCGCAATGAGCGTAGAAAATTTGAATGATGTGGCGCGTCAGGTGAAATTGGCGAAACAATTGCCCGCGCAAAACTATTCAGATTCAATGTATGCTTTAAATACGCTGGCTTCAGATTATACACAAAATTATGCTTCATTGCCGCGTCGTCACATGCAGAGTTTGGAGCGACGTATTAGCTTTTCTGGTCAGCCGACTTATATGCCAGACGAGGCATCGCGTAAAGCAGCAATAACAAATATATTGGAACAGCGACGGCGCAGCATGTCAAAGTTGCGTGGTTTGGTCATACCGGAACGTCCACATGTGCCGCTGGAGCCCATACTTGATCTGCCAGAGATCAAGAGTCGTGATAATAATGAAAAGCCCAAGTCAGGTAATACATCGTCCACAGATTCGACAGATAGTGGCGTCGGTTCGAGCAGTAGTTACTTTTCAACAGTGCCGCGCGCTGCCAAACGTAACGAGATCTTAGCGCAGAATACACCTTTGCGACCGCTGACTGTAGCTACAGCAAATAATAGCGCCGCCAATATTTCCGCTAATAATGGCTATCGTAGCATTTTTGTAACGCAAAATTCATCACCGCGTCATCATGCAACAACGGTACAATCGCCGCTGACCATACCACACCAACCACGCCGTTTTGAACCAATGCTCAATAGCACACCACCTGCAAAACCGCCGCGCACATCACTTAGTGTACCACCACGTCATCAGCACGCTATGCATGAAGAAAGCGATTCTGATTCAGTTTTCTCTTCGAAAGTTTCCTCGCCACCCATGTCGCCTTCAGTACCGCAAGTGCCTGAAAAGTTTGCGCTCACACGCACACTTTCCTCAGAAACAAACACTTCCATTGCCAGCTCAACGACTTCCACGCTCACATCGGGCTCGGGTTCGCAAGCTAGCTGCTCTTCAGTGGGCAGCACACCAACAGTTGATCTCTCAAGACGTGTGCTCAAATCAGGTTCCAGTGACTCGGCAACGAATCGCAAAAATATACTTGCATCAGCTAAATGTCGCAATGGACGTGGTGATGCTTCGGCGTTGCTGCGTAATCGTCCATACGACGATGAGGATAGCACCGACGGTTATGATGAAGATGAAGTTCGGCGTGTGCATAAATCCAAACCACGCTCTTCATCAGGTGCCTCGCTCGTGATAATGCCTAACAAAACGTTGTCAGCATCGGCGCCTATTAACTACAAGCTTGTGTCCAAAAACGAGCAAAGTCTCGTGGACAAAGTAATCAATGTAGCCGCCTATGTTGAGGTAACCTCTGATACAGATGATAGCAGTCGTAAGTCGGATAGCAATTCGCCATCAAAACTCAGTGCCATGTTCATCGATGAAGAACGCAAAGCTAGCTTCAAAGCCGATTCCAGTCAAAAGGCCAGCACACCACCCAAAGTTGTTGTGAAACCAAAACCAATTGCTATTCTTCCTGCCGTAAACGCCGTACCTGTTCAGCATGTCACGCCACGCAAAGCTACCGAAGTGGTAAGTCCAAAGAAGATGCAAATAGAATCTAGCAATGAGTTATCACAATGGATGCAAGTTGAGGTAGCTAAGAAGGCCACACAAATGCCGAGTAGAGTTATACCCGAACGTATGTCACTCAAGCCGGTGCTAGAGAAGTACGAATCGTCTGTTGTGAGCTCGAAAATATACAACAGTAAAACTTTATCAACATCGACAACAGCTAAAGTCACTACCGCCGAGATACGTGAAAAGTTCGAGCGCACAGCTGCCGCGGAGCGCGCCGCTGCTGCTGTTTCAAATGCCTCATCCGTAGCCTCACCTGCGGTCTCGACAAATATTTTACTTGCCACCAAAGCTATTGGCGGTAAAGGTGCTAGCTGTCATGAGCGTTTTCCATCACTCGATTCCATAGCTTCATCATCGTCCGGTGTGAGCTCGAGTACACAAAATGTTTCAACACAAGAAAACACTACAGAGTTTGGTAGCTTTTCATCGCTTGGTAGCAATCAAAGCTTGATTACTGCGCAAGATATACAACAAATTATCGAAGAGGCAGAACCTCCACTCAAGACACCGGAAGCTTTCATTGTGGTGCTACAACGTGAAACGCCCGAGAGCAGTATTGGTATAACGCTTGCCGGTGGATCCGACTATGAAGCTAAGGAGATTACG AtccacaaaattttaaataatacacCAGCGGCTAAGGATGGCCGCTTGAAGAAGGGTGATCGCATTTTGGCGGTTAATGGAATGAGCATGCGTGGCTTAACGCACCGTGAGTCTATCACTGTGCTGAAG AATCCCCGTCCCGAAGTGGTGCTTGTTGTAACCCGTTCAGAATCGGTCATTGTGAAACCTCTTACCAAGAAACGCTCATCACTTGGCTCACTCACCTCGCTAAATGAGAAACCCAATGAAGTGGATTACGAGAAGAAGCGTAACTATCACAAAGCGTCGCGCTCTCTAGACTTAGATTTAGATATTGTTTCAGCAAGCGAAGATGCGGGTGCATCCAAAACACCCAGCACTGTATCAAGTGCTAGTCCTACGCCGACAATGACCGATACTACGGCTTCCACATTGGCTAGCATACGCTCACGCCGTCAGCAATCACGTATCGATGCCAGTAAACTAAGTACTAGTGAACTATTGGAGCGTGCAGCGGAAACGCGTAATGCCATTGCGGCAGAGATCCGTGCGCAAG AAGATGCCGCCACTGGTTCACGCATTGTGGAAATCATTAAAGATAGCTGCGGTCTTGGTTTCTCCATTGAGGGTGGCTTCGATTCGCCTTTGGGAAATAAGCCGTTGATTGTGAAGAAAGTCTTCATGG GCGGTGCCGCACACAAAACAGGTCAAGTACGCAATGGTGATGAGATCCTAACCATTGGCGGTGCCTCTACAGCCAAAATGACACGCGTCGATGCCTGGAATTATATGAAGCAATTGCCAATGGGACCAGtcaaaattgtttttgcataa